The proteins below come from a single Candidatus Schekmanbacteria bacterium genomic window:
- a CDS encoding 30S ribosomal protein S16, with amino-acid sequence MAVVIRLARGGSKKKPHYRIVAADSRKRRDGRFIEILGYYTPQNEENQYNLKEDRINEWLKKGAKPSETVKSLLKKANFFEKSNTAI; translated from the coding sequence ATGGCAGTTGTAATCAGACTTGCGCGAGGCGGCTCTAAAAAGAAACCACACTACAGAATTGTTGCAGCAGATTCAAGAAAACGCCGTGATGGAAGATTCATTGAAATTTTAGGATATTACACTCCTCAGAATGAAGAAAATCAATATAACTTGAAGGAAGATAGAATCAATGAATGGCTCAAAAAAGGCGCAAAACCTTCAGAAACAGTAAAGTCCCTTCTAAAAAAGGCAAATTTTTTTGAGAAATCTAACACCGCTATCTGA